A section of the Candidatus Omnitrophota bacterium genome encodes:
- a CDS encoding integration host factor subunit beta, whose amino-acid sequence MTKKDIIMKIAEETNLKQVEVKEVVQRTFDMIIESLRQGDKVELRNFGIFKVKTRKGRLGRNPRTGESVTIPDKKVVSFKPGMKMKTDVEDADTSDLEQNV is encoded by the coding sequence ATGACAAAGAAAGACATCATCATGAAAATAGCTGAGGAGACCAACCTGAAGCAGGTTGAGGTCAAAGAAGTCGTGCAACGCACCTTTGACATGATAATCGAGAGTTTACGTCAGGGTGACAAGGTTGAGCTGCGCAATTTCGGCATCTTCAAGGTAAAGACCCGAAAAGGAAGGCTGGGCAGGAATCCTAGGACAGGCGAAAGCGTTACGATACCCGACAAGAAGGTGGTTTCTTTCAAGCCGGGCATGAAGATGAAGACGGATGTTGAAGACGCGGATACCAGTGATCTTGAACAGAACGTGTAA